In Amycolatopsis methanolica 239, a single genomic region encodes these proteins:
- a CDS encoding Rieske (2Fe-2S) protein, producing the protein MTAHSPTRRTVLTTGVAVAGAAAGTVVLAACGGDSGTSGSSQNTGSAAAAPSGTTVAALNDVPLGQAKSVTVDGKPAILARPTETTAACFSAVCPHQGATVAPEGDAIKCPLHGSQFDTLTGALEKGPADTGLTPIPVKVEGQNVVTA; encoded by the coding sequence ATGACTGCTCACTCACCCACCCGCCGTACCGTCCTGACGACCGGGGTCGCCGTGGCAGGCGCCGCCGCGGGCACCGTGGTCCTGGCCGCCTGCGGCGGCGACAGCGGCACGTCCGGAAGCAGCCAGAACACCGGCTCGGCCGCGGCCGCCCCGTCCGGCACCACCGTCGCGGCGCTGAACGACGTCCCGCTCGGCCAGGCGAAGTCGGTCACGGTCGACGGCAAGCCCGCGATCCTGGCCCGGCCCACCGAGACCACCGCCGCCTGCTTCAGCGCCGTGTGCCCGCACCAGGGCGCGACGGTGGCTCCCGAGGGCGACGCCATCAAGTGCCCGCTGCACGGCTCGCAGTTCGACACCCTGACCGGCGCGCTGGAGAAGGGCCCCGCGGACACCGGCCTCACCCCCATCCCGGTCAAGGTCGAGGGCCAGAACGTGGTGACCGCCTAG
- a CDS encoding IS982 family transposase, whose amino-acid sequence MTTDLNTLLTALYVKIDDHLAGRRRMGRPPKLTDAELVTLAVAQALLGFTSEARWLRFLPARMPGAFRYLPGQSGYNRRLRAALPLIKHVMRWLAADTDLWTDTTWIVDSTPVECGRSRPTVKRSELAGWAKYGFCRSHSRWFWGLRLHLVCTPAGLPVAWALADPKIDERQVLMAICDHEPHLLTDRPGLLIIADKGYVSRELDHYLTERGVRLIRPSYRNRRPHPGEPLLKSIRQLIESVNDTLKGQLDLEQHGGRTIEGVGTRVAQRLLALTAAIWHNRATGQPITRSLTAYDH is encoded by the coding sequence GTGACGACCGACCTGAACACCCTTCTCACCGCACTCTACGTCAAGATCGACGACCATCTCGCGGGCAGGCGGCGGATGGGCAGACCGCCGAAGCTGACCGACGCTGAGCTGGTCACGCTGGCCGTCGCCCAGGCGTTGCTGGGGTTCACCTCCGAGGCCCGCTGGCTGCGGTTCCTGCCCGCCCGGATGCCCGGCGCGTTCCGCTACCTGCCCGGCCAGTCCGGCTACAACCGTCGCCTGCGCGCTGCGCTGCCACTGATCAAGCACGTGATGCGCTGGCTGGCGGCCGATACCGACCTGTGGACCGACACCACCTGGATCGTCGACTCCACCCCGGTGGAGTGCGGCCGGTCCCGACCGACGGTCAAGCGCTCAGAGCTGGCCGGCTGGGCCAAGTACGGCTTCTGCCGCTCACACTCCCGCTGGTTCTGGGGACTGCGGCTGCATCTGGTCTGCACCCCTGCCGGACTCCCGGTGGCCTGGGCGCTGGCGGACCCGAAGATCGACGAGCGGCAGGTACTCATGGCGATCTGCGACCACGAACCCCACCTGCTCACCGACCGCCCCGGCCTGCTGATCATCGCCGACAAGGGCTACGTCTCCCGCGAACTCGACCACTACCTCACCGAGCGCGGGGTCCGGCTGATCCGACCGTCCTACCGCAACCGCCGGCCCCATCCCGGCGAGCCGCTGCTCAAGTCCATCCGCCAGCTCATCGAGTCAGTCAACGACACCCTCAAAGGCCAACTCGACCTCGAACAGCACGGCGGACGCACCATCGAAGGCGTCGGAACCCGCGTCGCCCAACGCCTCCTGGCCCTCACCGCCGCCATCTGGCACAACCGCGCCACCGGCCAACCCATCACCCGATCACTGACCGCCTACGACCACTAA
- a CDS encoding PTS sugar transporter subunit IIA, which produces MSVTVLSPVPGRVTPMSEVPDPVFAQSMVGPGVAVLPAGGRQDALSPVDGTVVTLHPHAFVVATAGGQGVLVHLGIDTVQQKGEGFTLHVVKGESVRAGQPLISWDPDAVAAAGYSPVVPVVALDADAEALSGVLTGGSVDAGEQLFTWD; this is translated from the coding sequence GTGAGCGTGACCGTGCTGAGCCCGGTGCCGGGCCGGGTCACGCCCATGTCCGAGGTGCCGGACCCGGTGTTCGCGCAGTCGATGGTCGGCCCCGGGGTCGCGGTGCTGCCCGCGGGCGGGCGGCAGGACGCGCTCAGCCCGGTCGACGGGACGGTGGTGACGCTGCACCCGCACGCGTTCGTCGTCGCGACCGCGGGTGGTCAGGGCGTGCTGGTGCACCTGGGCATCGACACGGTGCAGCAGAAGGGCGAGGGCTTCACGCTGCACGTCGTCAAGGGCGAATCGGTGCGCGCCGGGCAGCCGCTGATCAGCTGGGACCCGGACGCGGTCGCCGCGGCGGGGTACTCACCGGTGGTGCCGGTGGTGGCGCTCGACGCCGACGCCGAGGCGCTGTCGGGAGTGCTCACCGGCGGCTCCGTCGACGCCGGCGAGCAGCTCTTCACCTGGGACTAG
- a CDS encoding glucose PTS transporter subunit EIIB, with protein MLRYPGRCQPPLRVRVRQAEKEAAVADDRPEKILAALGGADNVVEIEGCITRLRCELEDGSLVDEAALKAAGAHGVMKMGSVVQVVVGPEADTIASDIQDLM; from the coding sequence ATGCTCCGCTACCCGGGCAGGTGTCAACCACCGTTACGGGTTCGTGTTCGGCAAGCAGAGAAGGAGGCCGCCGTGGCGGACGACAGGCCGGAAAAGATCCTCGCGGCACTGGGCGGCGCGGACAACGTCGTCGAGATCGAAGGCTGCATCACGCGGCTGCGGTGCGAACTCGAGGACGGGTCGCTGGTGGACGAGGCCGCGCTGAAGGCGGCAGGCGCGCACGGCGTGATGAAGATGGGGTCGGTGGTGCAGGTCGTCGTCGGCCCGGAGGCGGACACGATCGCCAGTGACATCCAGGACCTGATGTGA